Part of the Zea mays cultivar B73 chromosome 4, Zm-B73-REFERENCE-NAM-5.0, whole genome shotgun sequence genome is shown below.
aatgcttgggactgaatcgaagatctatgcacataatcaatataaaattcattgagttccgcagcccattttccaacccttccagtagcttctctatttctcataatatccttcaacggttgtgaagaaggaacaactatattgtattattgtatgcctgaaaatagtgccgaagcttcctggaggccatcaaaacagcatacatcaccttctccaattctgtataatttttctttgataaactaagaacttcggatacaaagtatattggggcttgctttttgacttggccttcaagcttctcctggacaagtgctgcacttaccgctgagtgcgaagctgccacatataacaacagaggagcccctggcgttggtggagttagtgttgttaggtctatcaaatattgcttcagctcttcgaaggctttctgctgaactggtccccgttgaaaaacttcggctgacttcagcacttcaaaaaatggtaaatttctctctgctgatctagatataaatctgttgagagatgctagtcttcctgtcaatctttgagcccccttttttgtacttggtggttccattcgaaggatagcttcgattttatttgggttagcctcaatcccttttgttgaaactagacagccaagaaacttccctttcttcactccgaagacacatttttctggattcaactttaaaccggcctgtctaaaattagcgaaggtctcctcagatcagcaatgtgattatcttgcttcgtgctttttacaatgatatcatcaacataagctagcacatttctgcctatttgagaatgaagaaccttcgctgtcattctgctgaagcttcctccagcattcttgagcctcttgggcatccgaaggtaacaatatgttccactaggggttatgaagctggtttttggctcatcctccttcttcatccaaatttgatgatagcctgaataacaatccagcagactcataagctctgatgaagctgatgcatcaactagagaatctatccttggcaatggaattcgtccttcggacaggccttgttgagatcagtaaaatcaatacacattctccatttaccattggtcttttttaccataacagtgttagccagccattctgggtattttacctctctaataactccggcactgaggagccttttcacttcattccgagcaccttcggccttgtcatcagacatcttccgaagcctctgctttctgggtctaaaggatgggtcaacattgagcgagtgttcaataacatccctgttaactccgcaaagatcattagctgaccatgcaaaaacatctttgttgttgaacagaaaccttatcaaggttttctcctgttcttcagacaattgggatcccaatagcaccttctgctctgctatgtcttcacataaaagcatgggcttcggctgatcggccgaagcagctttctcccttctaaacttgtactgctcacaagcttcaactccatctatgttatggattgcttttgagtctgtccaatttcctttggcccttctggcagcttcctgacttccatgaatggcaataggtccttggtccgaaggtatcttcatgcaaagatatgttggatgaagaattgcttcgaaggcattgagagtaccacgaccaatgattgcattgtaagggtattccatgtcaacaatatcgaacacaacttgttcagtccttgtgttgttgataaatccgaaggttactggcatcgtgatttttccaagtgctacaatctgccttcctccgaagccacaaaggggatgtgtggcatcatggatcttgtcttcgggctcttgcatctgtctgaaggccttagcaaatatgatatcagctgcattgcatgtatcaaccaaaacattatggaccagaaatcctttgatcacacaagagataaccatagcatcattgtgtgggtaatccttgagctgaagatcctcttgagagaaggtaattggaatgtgagaccatcttgacttgatgaagggtccttgtacccctacatgttgtactcttctctgtgcctccttcttctgtttcttgttagccggctctgagcatgaactgcatgttatcgggaggatcagcttcggagccgaagcagttccagcttggttcttgaacgaagccattgtctcaggaaagtggaagtgagttcaccggaggtgggcgccaatgttgggggtttgttctcaaatgctatgaattaagaacaaggcaacataaaatgttaaatattaatgcccttcgtccgctgaagcattatctccccaagaatttaatgaacttcggacgaagaccatgagtagaatatcacgaaggtcgcaccttcgtgattagacttacaaaataatacgaagtaatattaaacatgaaacattaaagataaacatATCAGAAATAGATAACATCattcatatattttattatatgaatctgaAATGTCagaacataatgtttaggtacatctatacctttgccttgacagataataattcccgagcaatgcgtttgcgattacaggaatgcgtgaacagtaaaggaatattgttcactatttatagacatagGACACAgtctgtaaggaattacaatcatgccccttataaaagtttataaaaatgactcagacccttatggactaaaaggtcattctatttttaaatcggttcgatccttcgtcttcggacatgctataacaccgaagcttcatgagtggtagcttcggtcatCATGTATAAGCAACTTTAGCCGAAGctatttcttcctgcaggacctttggcgacgaagcatggtcccaacatccatattttactaaattaaagatattaaacaatccTAGCATCATTTGACCAATAAACTCAAAATATCACAACAATATATAGTCGATAtcttattaaattaaagaaaattaaATAAATTGGGCTTAATTGGGTCGTGTCGGGCTGTGTGGGGGGCCCGACAGGCTGGAATTTCAGGCCCGGCCTAAGCCTATCTTTAGACCATGATAGTCTGGCCCATATTATTTCGTGTCGGGTCGTGCTTTGGGGTTATGTTTTTGGGCCGTGCTCGTGCTGGCCCGAAAAGGTCAACCCATATTTCAAGCACTAAGCACGGGGGTAGAGTTCTTGTTGTTGGAACATGCATGCACATAGGGTGGTTCTTTTCTTGCTTATTATTGGGACACTGCGTTGCTGATCTTATTACCTGAGACACCGCTGTAAAGACATGCCGTCGCCATAGCTCGTTGTCTTCGATGTTGTAGGCCGTGATGCTGTCCTGGCCGCCCAGGTGCACCAACATGATTGACGCCCACAGGAACTCCACGCCGGCACGGCTGCTGCTGCCGGTGTCGCACCGGTGGGAGTTGAAGAGGGTGGCGAGGGCGTAGATGGGCACGGCGTCGCTGCCCAGGTAGGCCAGCCAGATGGAGAACCTCAGCCAGATGGCGAGGCTCGCTACGACGAGGACGCGCAGCTGGTTTTCTTGGCACAATTCCAGGGCTCGCTACGACGAGGACGCGCAGCTGGTTTTCTTGCCACAATCGGTCCCTCCGTAGGGTAAACTATATTCTTAGTATTTGTGCATATTTTactgttgtttactgcttatgtgagtagtgatacacatatgcacatacatgtcgtcaCATACATCACTGTGATTTTCTAGATTAAATTAAAATTGAAAATATATATTTCTCTAACAGTTTGTACTCGGTTATATGTTATATCGACGGTGTTGGTTGTGTGTTTTCATGGGACAGAGGTCGGAAGATACGTTTTCAAGAACTTGcaactaggggtggtaatggatcatggcCCTAATACTTGCTTCACAAATCAACAAAGCCCTTAATTTTGTTAGTTCAAAATTGTATTGTTTTATGATCCGGCTCTAGCTTGACTTGATCCTTAAATTTGCTAGGCTAAATTAAATGGCCCGTTACCACCCCTACTTACAACTCGTTGTACGAATTTGAAATTAATATATCTTTCATTTCCAAAAAAAAACTAGCGTCTAAAATCTGGTTTGAGTGATGATCAATGTTTATGGCCCCAGTTCAACATGACCAGGGGGTCACAATTCCAGGGCTCTGGCCAAATCCATCTCTCAGCTCGCAAAGAGGCCAGCAGTCAGTAGCCGATGAACGTGGGCGGGATCGTTCGGATAGGTGTGCAAGCTCCCGTCCTTGTCGTTTTTGTCGTTGCTCTACTGAACTCAGGGGTCATGTACTCATGTCTCTGTCTCTCTCCATCAGCTTTCGGCCGGTCGGATATGTTCTTTCCTTTCGAATCTCCAAGCGGGTGGTCTCAAGttggtctccaagcggggcaagaTGGTCTTATCAAAGTATTCCATACAATATAAAATATACATCTCCTATATTCCTATGGAGATTGGGACGTGCAAGTGCAACACGTTTCACGCGGAATTCGGCCACTGTTGGTTTTGACGCTgtcggtgatgacatggcacactACCTGCTCAGTCACAGACCCCTGCAGGAAGGATAATGAGAACGCGGCGGGCATCGATGGAGGCGTACAGGAAGAAGCTGGACACGAATCCTCGCCTTCAAGAACAAGCCGCCAAAGCCCGAGCAAGTAAAATGCATGTCATCCCAAGCACTTTGACGAGTTACCCATTTGCATGTAATGCCGCATCAGTGATGCACTGCCCACTCAAACATCAGGGAAAGGCTCAAAGCACAGTTACAGACTTTCAGTTGCCGTTTTTGCAAAAGGCATCAACGCCATGCCATGGAAGACAGtaaaaaaaaataataaatagTTTGAACCACGATTACATATATAATAATCTCAGAACAAACAACTATCGAAAGGGCATGAACCGACGACAGGTAGAGTTCATCCCCAGGAGATAATTGGTATCTATCTATGGCTAAAACGAACAACAATATCAGGCGCGTGCATCCAGCTAATTTCTCCCGAACCGGACATGGGTGTTGCTGGCGGCAGCCGCGGCGAATCTTGATGACGAGAACCCATGCTTCCTGGCGCTGGGTGAATAATTCCAGTTCGGTGACATGGTACCATGGCTGTGCCCTCGTGAAGACTCGGGAGTGAAGTAGTCACAGCCAGACAAGAATTGGTGATTCGGTGAAGACATGGTACCATGGTAGTTGTGCCTTCGTGAAGGCTGGGGAGTGAGGTAGTCGCAACCAGACAAGAACTGGTGGTTTGCGTAAGACTTCTTGGGAGTAGATGGAGAGCCCCACCCATTGGATTTGTACTTCTTCAATGGTAGATCATCTCCACCAGTCCAGCCACCCCTCGATTTGGGTTTATGACGAGGTGTGCCCACTCTTTCCTCGAGATGGGGGCTTTTCCTTTTGCTTGTTTTTCGGGCGTCATAAGGAGCTGATCTAGCACTACTGGAAGCCTTTTTCCATTTCTCCTTCCTCTGAATATGCGACGATGACTTGCCTTTCGACCGATCGGACTGCAGAAAAAAGAAACAGGGACTTAAACACAGGTAACTACTGTAACTGGAAGGTCATTTGTGGGATGCTTGTAACAACCTTAGCGTTCTTTGTGCAGCCACGTGCAAAGTGACCTTCCTCGCCACATTTGAAGCATAAGGTTGGAGTTGTGACAGCACTGGTTTCCCTGCGTTTGGCACATCCCTATAATAGGTCCAATGTTAGTCACCTGCCGTGAGAAACAACGTGTGGCAACAGTACGAATTAGATGAGTTATAATGAGCATTAGAACTTACCAGACCAGAATGACCAGATTGGGCACAATTATAACAGCTAATTTGTTTCGGACAATCGTCAGAGAAGTCGGAACAACATAGATGGCCCTTCTGGTTACACACGTAGCATCTTATTTTCTGCATAATCAAAAATGCAATTATAAGGGGTAAGCTCTTCTACATAATCCATGGCTTTGTGACTCTAACATTGCAGCTGGGACACTATTGCACTGCACAAATAGTTAAGTATTACATAGAGAGCACCTATCTTATCCTGTAATATACGGTGTAGATTCAAAAAAATTGCATATGCAAGTTTCAGGGATCTTGTTATGGAATGGAAGGCATGTTGTTAGACTGCCATATATGGTGTGTATAAATGGTATAGGTAGTATAGCAGGCTGACCCTCGTATATATTGTGTGTGCTTGTGTGCATACACATATAAACAAATACATATACATTACATACATTATATATCCTACGGTAGCTCTATTGCTTTCATGGTATCCCTAGGTTTAGCCTTCCGCTTCTCGCTGCCGCTGCTCCCTGCTTGTGTGTCATCCGCCACACCAGCTCTATGGCTGGCGACCCTCCTGCGCAGCCAAGAGGCGCTACTGCTTCTAGTGAAGCTGCCAGCACCAGCACAATCACCGTCGATCTGCCTGCCGCCGCCACTGCTGCTCTCCAATAGGCTGATGCTGCTCGCCTTGCCAAGTAGGAACGCGAGTGCAAGGCCCAAGCCACCAGCATCGCCATCCTTGCTTGTGCTTCTGAGGCTAAGCACGACGCAGTGGCTGCTCGCATCAGCACCGCCCTCTACCATGCCGCTTGTTCACATGTTGTGTTCAAACCGCCTCCGGACGACACCAACCTTGACCTCGAGGACAACGCCTCTGTCGTTGATGCGCCACACACCCACGATACCCTTTTTCATGAGGCAGTTGCACTCCTCAATCTCCACATCCAGGTTGTTGTTGTGCACAACATTCGCACTCTCATGTGTCATGTCCTCGACGTTCTATGCCTGCTAGCACAAGTCGTTCCTCATCACCGTCAGTCAGTACTCCCTTGAAGGCCACGTCCTCTAACGTTTCTGCCCTCGTCTCCCTCGACTAGGACCGCATGGATTGCGTCGTGCGGACGTGGATCAACACCATCTCCAACGAGCTCGTTGAGGCAGTTCATCAGCAACCGCAAAACTCATGCCCTCTCCCTCGACGTCGCCTTCTAAACCTTCACCCAGGGGACTTCACCATCATCGACTACTACCGCAAGCTCAAAGGCATGGTTGACACCCTCAGTGACCTCGACGAAACTTGTCTCAGACTGCAGCCTCATCCTCAACGTCCTACATTGTCTCAACGGTTGTTTCGAAGCTATTGAGCTTCATCTTTGTTGCGGACAACCCTTCCCATCTATTTTGCGGGCGCGCAAAGACCTCCTTCTTGAAGAGCTCACATGGCGATAGTTCCCCCAGCCACCGCACTTCATGTCGAGGCCGCCAACACTAACGACGCTCAGCCACCAGCCTCCACGCCTCTAGCTCCGACCTCTACAGCTCTCCTACCTCGACCGCCATTCCCATCGCCGCTCTCACTATGCCGCCGCGACAAATGCAGTAAGTGGAACAGCGGTGACACTCTGCCCTGTGGTCCGTTGTGACTATGGAGGGTATTAGACTGAGGGTGTTAGACTACCATATATGGTGTGTGTGTGCCCgtgcgagagagggagagagagagagagatgggtaCATGTCAGGTACAGCAGGCCAGCCCTTGTATATGTTAGACCGCCATATACGTTCGTCCCATCGTCGTTGTGACTGTGGAGGGTGTTAGACTGCCATAtatggtgtgtgtgtgtgtgtgtcagtGTGTGTATGGTATGGGTACATGCCACGTATAGCAGACCAGCCCTTGTATATGTTAAGAGTGTCATATACAGTGTGTGTGTGTATGGTATGGGTATGTGTCAGGTATAGCAGGTCAGCCCTTGTATATGGTTAGCGAGATACGGGGAGATCTCGTTTGGTTCTGTTTCCATAAGCCACAAGACCTCCCCTATATATGTACATAGGTCTCTCCAATCAGTCAACCTATTATCTTGCGCTATCTCTATTGCTTTCACACATCATCAAATATACCTAGTATTACATACAGAAACATTAATCAAACATATATTTTTACAGTTACAGCCTAGTCACCTAGCCTGCAACAATTTGCACTCAAAAAAAGTAACTCATAATTAATTCCTTTGTAGGCATTTCTTCACACCAACACTAAAGGGAAATAGAGACTGAAAAACAAATGCTAACAAACAAAAATCCCATTATGGCAACAAGATAACAAATTAGCTGAAACAAGACAAAGAAACACTACCTCGATATCATCTGGTGGGTAATCATTGGTACATCCAAACATATCATGACCTATTTCTCCACATTTTAAACATAATGTGGATTGATGATCATTCCTCCTGTGCTTATCAGGGCAGTCCTTTGCCATATGGCCTCCTTTTTTACAGATAAAACAGTCTTGACCCTATGAAATATAGCAATGATTTGATTATTCTTGAGAATTCTAAACACCGACAACAATCATCAGAAAATCATAAAATAATATGTACAGATAATAGTACCAAAACAGATGAATAACACAGAAGATTGAAACAAACAAAAGAAACTTGACCATTCTTTACTTTGAATACAAAGGAAGGCATGGATATGAAAAGAGAATATATCACAAAATCATTTGAAACTATAAATCATAAAGATAAAGATAATGCTGCTGCTCAAATGATGAGAACAAGCATGAGGATAAGGAAAGTTAGCTCAGTGAAGAGAGGAAAAAGGTATAAAGTACAGCCGTACAGGAATCAAAAGATGAGCTGGCATGATGAGTATAAAGTAGTTGTTTAACCAAAGTCGGTAGTAGATCTAGTTTGAATGAGACGTATGTGTTGTGCTAAGATATCACATCCAGTGCACTTGGTGCAGTAAATCAGTAATGATTGATGAACTTCCTTTCTGTCTAGAAAGGCATGTGTTCATAGAGAGCAGGAGCTAAACAGAAGGCAAATTTTCTACAAATGTTTGGAGTAACAAAGTTCAACATATATTTCCTTTTCTGCTAGACATACTGGTCCTCTTAACAATTCAACACAGATATTATGACTGTTCCAAGTAACAAGCTTAACATATATTTCTTGAAGACATCACAGCATGAGCAAAGTACATTTGCAGGATTGTGAAATTGCAAACTAAACAAAGTGAAACATATTAAAATTAAAAGAGTTGAACTATCATCCTAAACAGAAACATTACACTCAAAGTCTCAAACAACAAAAACTAAATTGTTTGAGCTAGTCAAGGGCATGATGGGCATACCCAAGTCACCGAGTGATAATCCCTCGGAGATAAGGGGACCAACCTGCGTGCACTGCTTTGCATTGTGCCCAAACAACCCACAAACAAAGCAAGGCTTCTTTCGCTTTTCCAATGGACAGTTTGCAGCTACATGCCCTTCCTCGCTACAATtaaaacaagtctccaacagtgtTTCCCCAGGATCAAAGTATCTCGGTATGCGCTGTTCACAAGTAGAAGTAACACAATGGTAAGCTTACATTAGCAGCACAAACACAATAAATTTACATGTAACTTACAAGGAGCTTCCGCAGAACCATATTATCAGATGCAGGGGCATCAGCCCCATTTTCAGTTAACACCGATTCTGCTGTCCCAATGGGCCCCTCCTCGGTGCTACAAACCTGAAGCCAAAAAGAATAAAGCCACTAATTACTGCCTTTAAAGGAGATAAACTTGGCATTTTGTTCCCAAGGAAGGAACACTGAGCTCAAAAGGTTTTTAACTTAATCCCCAGCAAAAGAAGGCGCTCGGGATATCAGTCTTCAGATAATCTTCAATTATATATGAAATCAGCTAACTCTGGCCAGCAACAGCAGGACGAGCAAAGATGCTAGTTTGCACTACTAATCAGCGTAATTCAGAAGCTTCCCCTAAGCTCACAATAGAGGGGTAGTAGGCACTATCGCCACTATGCAATACAATCACTCGATTCTATATGGGATTCCTTAGCTATAAGCATTGAACCACGAATTCCACTGTTGAACTGGACGCAGCACCCAGGTTAGAGGGGTAGTAGGCTCTAGACAGAGATTGCTTAGCTATAGGCACTGAACCTTCAACGTGGAATTGAACACAACAGCCATACGAAAGGAGCTAGGGGGAGGAGAATGCTCAAGCCTCAAGCTTACCGCATTCTCATCCACCTCTACGGCGGCCCCCGCCGCAGCCTCTGTAGTCTCCTTCCGATGCTTCTTCCTTTGCTTCCGGCGctgcttcttcttctgcttcctcCGGGGCTCATCCGCCTCATCGAGCTCCACCACGGCGCCCTCCTCGTCGGCGGAGGACACCGAAAGAAGGTCGGCGAACACGGGCACTCCGCCGGCTGATTCCCCGCGCCGCTTCCGCTGCGCGCGCGCGACGATCTCCAGGCTGAGATCCTCGTTCCCCAGCTCATCGTCCTCCTCGTCGCCCCCGCTGTGGCGCGGCTGCCGGGACGGCGGGGAAGCATCTTCGTCCAGGTCTGGGTCCCGCCGCGCCCTCGAGCGCCAGCGCTCGGCCATCGGCGGCTGCGGCGGCGGGCGAGGGGCAGAGAAAACCCTAGCGCACTCGATGTGGAGGAGGCGCCGACAACTAGGATGGGAAAGCCTTCCCAGCGGGTCTCGCCGTCTGCTCGTGCCGTCGTGCGGGCCCGATGAAATGCTGGTGTGGGCCCCCCGCTTAAGAGCATCTTAAAAAACTTAGAtgttgtttggttcacgaaatgtaacgtaaagaagtgtaatggtaatggtttacacTCGATTGCAGGCGaacaagtttgaatagtccgGTATTAATTTTTAGTATGGTATTTGATTACAGTTAACCTAAAATAAACATTATTTAACGCTATCACTTAttcattacgttacaaatatttgaaccaaacggtaccttagttagtgtttggttgaagagccaagtagaacggagtcgttctgtcccagttttttttgtttggttacaaagtaactagaatGGTGTGGCTCCAATTAGAGAATATTTTCCTCAGATCCAGAACCATCCCACTCCAAAAAATCAATGAGACGGAGCCGCTCCATTCCCAGCCCGCTTCCACAGCTCGCCCTCCCATCAGTGCGCAGCAGCTCGCGCGCCTCCctttgcaaccaaacaaaaaacagagtcgCTCCGTTCCAGTTCACTCTGCAatcaaacaaaaaacagagtcgCTCCGTTCCAGCTAGGGCTGGAAacaagccgagccgagctcggctcggctcggctcgacgtgGCTCGGTGCAGCtgcgagccgagccaggctcggctcggtcATTTTGCGAGCCCGGCCTAGAGGCTCGGCTCGGTaacggct
Proteins encoded:
- the LOC103654520 gene encoding zinc finger CCHC domain-containing protein 7-like, encoding MAERWRSRARRDPDLDEDASPPSRQPRHSGGDEEDDELGNEDLSLEIVARAQRKRRGESAGGVPVFADLLSVSSADEEGAVVELDEADEPRRKQKKKQRRKQRKKHRKETTEAAAGAAVEVDENAVCSTEEGPIGTAESVLTENGADAPASDNMVLRKLLRIPRYFDPGETLLETCFNCSEEGHVAANCPLEKRKKPCFVCGLFGHNAKQCTQGQDCFICKKGGHMAKDCPDKHRRNDHQSTLCLKCGEIGHDMFGCTNDYPPDDIEKIRCYVCNQKGHLCCSDFSDDCPKQISCYNCAQSGHSGLGCAKRRETSAVTTPTLCFKCGEEGHFARGCTKNAKSDRSKGKSSSHIQRKEKWKKASSSARSAPYDARKTSKRKSPHLEERVGTPRHKPKSRGGWTGGDDLPLKKYKSNGWGSPSTPKKSYANHQFLSGCDYLTPQPSRRHNYHGTMSSPNHQFLSGCDYFTPESSRGHSHGTMSPNWNYSPSARKHGFSSSRFAAAAASNTHVRFGRN